The Fusarium poae strain DAOMC 252244 chromosome 2, whole genome shotgun sequence nucleotide sequence AAGATATTCCCACGTTTCAAGCTACTCTCGTTGAGTTCACCCACTTTTGTGACTTCAGCTACTCCAATTGATAGCCCGTGGAGGCCCGAAATGTGGCCAAGATAGTCGTTGGTTAGTTGATCTGCAATGCAGTGTTGGTGATTGCAATTTGATCCCTGTTGACGGTTTCTTCGTTGGACAACACGGAGAAAACATGATAGGTCGATTGCCACGTTCTGCACGTTACACAATTTTCAGTTTGTGGCTTGTTTTCTCCTTCATATAGCGCAATCACCTCACCAGATTGTTTGAGGAAAATGCCGACAGCAAATCTCATTGTTGGGTCGAGAAAGCTGGTCCTTGTCAAACATCTATCTTCAAGTCCACTTGGCTGCATTAATTAGCTACAGCCTCAGCAGTGAACAGGCCTTTGGAAATGTCCACAGTCACAAACTGGAAATGATCAGCGACAGCCACAAATCCAATCAACCATCCAAGGATTCGGTTCCAGTGAAGAATCCTTTTTCGGACCGTTCCATCTCGCATGGCCCGGCCTATTTGCGGTCATCTCTCTCTACCCTTTCCTCCCCCTCCCCTTGTTTCCCCTTGACTAGGACCAGTCTGGACATTGGCTCTCAATGCTGAACATTTTCCCATCCCACTCTGtacaacaaaaaaaagaccCTCGTTTTATGCGTCGCATTACTTGTGGGTGGGTGAATTCCCGGATGCACCCATGGCCCACAGTGGAAGGTAACGCTATCCACAGACTGCTGCTGGCACTCTTTTAAGCCTGACGGTCTGCCTATCTTAGCTCTTTATGTTCTGTATTCTCCTGTTCAAATCCAGATATTTCCAACCCTAATCCAGGATACGACTCGCCCGTTTGTGTTCCTGCAGTTATATCACACGTATAATCTGGTGCATCTTTCGTTGTTTCTTTTCATTCTCAACGTTAGACATGTCTCACGATAGTAACAGTATCGAACTGGAGCCTTCGGGCAAACAGCGGGCTGTTCCTGTGAGCGTCGATGCATCAGCCAGACCAGCCGAAGAAAGTGGCATCTACAGCGTCACAAGAACTCGCAAAGTGTTCTCATTCTCACAGCTGTTTGCATTCTCATTGACATACATGGCGTTGTGGGAAGGCATGTGCTCGTAAGTAATCGTACCACAGCTGAAAATGAGGCTGTCTGCTAACACATACATCAGAAACATGTACTTTGCTCTCTTCAATGGTGGCCCACAGACCTTCATCTTCAGTTTCGTAATTGTTTTCTTCGGCGCCATCTCTCAGGCTGCCTCACTAGGAGAGATGGCATCCATCCAACCTGTGGCTGGTGCCCAATATCACTGGACATATTACATGGCTCCCCCTTCTGTGAGGCGATTTGCGACCTGGATCCAGGGGTGGGCGACATGGTTCGGCTACATCTCCCTGTTGGCAGCCATCGCCAACGTCACCATTATCCTTCTCGAGTCGATGATCAGTATCAACCACCCCGACTATGTTGCTGGCGGTTGGCACACATCTGTTCTTGTCATCGCCATGTGTCTTGTCCATGGACTGATGAATGTGTACGCCTTCAAGCTCATCCCCTGGATCGAATTGGTCGCTGGTGTACTCCACGTGTGCCTTtttgtcatcttcgtcgtcgttcTTGTTGTCATGGGCCCACGGAACCCTTCTTCGTTCTGGCTGCAGCGTAACATCTCGTCTGGATGGGAGCAGAATGAATATGTCTCTTGGAACTTGGGCATGCTAACTTGTGTCTGGAGTTTCACTGGTAAGTCACTCCGGTAAAAGCCTCTGCATCTAACATAGACTAACTCTTTCAAGGCTTCGATAGTGCTATCCACATGTCTGAAGAGACCCGCAAAGCCAAGTCCGCTGTTCCCAGAGCTATGTTCTGGTCCATCTTCATGAATGGAGTGCTTGGGTTCATTATGGTAAATGTCCTGATCTCTTCGATGGGTTCTGTCGAAGACATGCTTCTTCAACCCAGTCAGATCCAGGCTATCCTCCTCAACGCCACTGGCTCCAACAAGGGGACCACTGCCATGATTGCTGGTCTCTTTATTATCTCCTTCAGCGTGAACCTGGCCAATATTGCTTCAGTTTCTCGTCTGACATGGGCTTGGGCCCGTGATGGTGGCATGCCTGGATACTTTGCCTACGTCAGCCCCAACCATCGTGTACCTGTCAGATCCGTCATTCTGACCGTTTTCCTCGTTTGTGCCCTGAATCTCCTCAACATCGGAAATACCTCGTATGTTGCCTTCGGTGCCATCACGTCCTTGTCGTCTTTGGCTCTCTACATCAGCTATGCCATTGCCATTGCAAGCATCATCTACGTTCGTCTGTCCGGGTCGACACTCAAGCTTGGAGAGTGGAACCTCGGTCGATTCGGCCTTGCTATTAATGCTTTTGCGCTCGTGTACACTCTTtatgtcatcatcttcctcccCTTCCCATCGACTCTTCCCGTCACTGGTGAGAACATGAACTACTGTGGGCCAGTGATGGTGGCGGTTTTGGCTATTGCTGTTGGTCTTTGGTTTACTCATGCCAGAAAGAAATGGGCTGGGCCTAACCTGACTATTCTTGAATTTGTTGTAGCGAATGCATCAGAGTAGCCCATCCGTCTGCGAGATAACTAGACAAGGTCTTTATTTGTTTATCAGAGTATTCATAAATATTAATACATCAACTTTATATCATCCGCTCAAACAACAAGTCCATTCCATCTATGTTGACCAAATCAGCACGTTTCCCAATCATCCGCTGTCGTTTGTACTGGCTTGGTGAGCCTTGCCCATTATCCCGTCGTTC carries:
- a CDS encoding hypothetical protein (TransMembrane:12 (i50-73o79-98i133-154o174-191i203-222o242-259i279-299o331-356i377-397o403-432i444-466o478-498i)); amino-acid sequence: MSHDSNSIELEPSGKQRAVPVSVDASARPAEESGIYSVTRTRKVFSFSQLFAFSLTYMALWEGMCSNMYFALFNGGPQTFIFSFVIVFFGAISQAASLGEMASIQPVAGAQYHWTYYMAPPSVRRFATWIQGWATWFGYISLLAAIANVTIILLESMISINHPDYVAGGWHTSVLVIAMCLVHGLMNVYAFKLIPWIELVAGVLHVCLFVIFVVVLVVMGPRNPSSFWLQRNISSGWEQNEYVSWNLGMLTCVWSFTGFDSAIHMSEETRKAKSAVPRAMFWSIFMNGVLGFIMVNVLISSMGSVEDMLLQPSQIQAILLNATGSNKGTTAMIAGLFIISFSVNLANIASVSRLTWAWARDGGMPGYFAYVSPNHRVPVRSVILTVFLVCALNLLNIGNTSYVAFGAITSLSSLALYISYAIAIASIIYVRLSGSTLKLGEWNLGRFGLAINAFALVYTLYVIIFLPFPSTLPVTGENMNYCGPVMVAVLAIAVGLWFTHARKKWAGPNLTILEFVVANASE